From the Hoplias malabaricus isolate fHopMal1 chromosome 6, fHopMal1.hap1, whole genome shotgun sequence genome, the window CGGCGCTGTTTAACGAGGTGGCGGTCTGTGCGAGGGACCAGATTTTGGGCTTGTGCTCGGCCGTGTGAGGGAAGAAGGTCTTTGAGGAATCGTTGTCGGCCGGGGGTCCTGAGCAGGGTTTGCCAAAGCCGTTGTACTTTGTGGACATCTCTGGGAGAGAGATGTGTAAGAAGGGCTCTCTGAAGCGAGGGTCCGTACAGTCTTGAGACCCTGGGTGAGAGCTGGCTGTAAAGGAAGCTTTAGGCTCGCACTCGGAGCCGTCGGACTCCGTTAAGTCCAGATCCTCCAGGTCACTTTGTGCCAAATCGGTGTCGTCCGCTCTGGGGTTGTCTGAAATTACAATGTggaaacacagtgtttaaatgttgAGGATGGTCCACAACCCAAATGATATCGAGTCAGTGGTAGTTCTGTGGTGGCTCTCTACAGGGCCCGATGAACAGATGCAGGTACAGATGGATCTGTAGTTAACAACCTAGACTTTAAAGGCACCAGCAGTGAGCTGGCCACCACAGAGCCCACACGCCATCATCACTGTATGTGTTTAGTGCAGTGGGTTAAGGACCTAAAGAATGCTGGTTTAATCCACTGGACAAATGGGAGGAGAGGAGACTTAAAGGACAGCTCTTTCTCCTACCTCAACATTCAGGGCTAAAGTGCCCTTGAAGAAGACACCTTACTCCCAACTGTTCCCTGGGCGTTATTGTAATGCTAGTGGGTTTACACTGATCagtcacaagattaaaaccatgGGATTATCTcgtattatttgtatttatttatttatttattattatttttgaattaatttattatacCCTCAGAGCCAGTATTAACCCTTTCAACAGTGTGTACTACAGTAGCCCAATGACACTGCCGGTCCAGCAGTGGCTCTTCCTGGGTCCACTTTAACAAAACCCTACAAGAcctgctgttttggagatactcTGACCATAATTCACCACGAGAACTGACCCCTTGACAGGTGCCTCTGTAATGACATATGGTTTTAAACTTGTGGCTGATTAGTATATCTCTATACACAGTTGAACTAACCGTCAGATCCCTTCTCGGATTTGGCATTGTCCTCCTGTGACTCCTCGGCCTCGTCGCTGTCCTCGTCGCAGCCCTTCCCCTCCGAGGTTTTATTGCGAGGTGACCAGGTCATCTTGTTCTCCTTCTTCAGCCTCCTCCTGGCGTTGGCGAACCAGGTGGACACCTGCGTGAGGGTCATTTTGGTGATGATGGCCAGCATGATCTTCTCGCCCTTGGTGGGGTAGGGGTTCCTCTTGTGTTCCTGCAGCCAGGCCTTCAGTGTGCTGGTGGTCTCTCTGGTGGCATTCTTCCTTCTCGTATTAACGTCCATAGACCCGTACCTGAAACAGGGGCATAGTCTTACACTGGTCTAATAGCTTCATTCGCAATGGCTGTACCAGtttagtgttaggagtcttgcccaaggactgttATTGGTGAAGTAAGGTATGGCTACGTAAGCGGGAAATCAAACCCAGGACATCTACATAGAAGGTATCAAAATCattatatacactgatcagccataacattaaatggttctacattcattgtccatctgttgctctgcatacttgagcaggtatgatttgggtggttgatcagtgacactgacatggtggggatatgagtggatcagacacagtagtgatgtgagaggatcagacacagtagtgctgtttgatttttaaaacccacactgcccactctgtgagacactcctacatcattggtccaccttgtagatgtaaagtgagAGACAGTAGCTCTGATCTGTCGCTGCAcggtgtgtgttggtcgtcctctagtctttcatcagtgacacaggacgctgtcggcttgACAGTGACaccgaggggtttaaaaactccagcagcactgctgtgtctgatcccctcgcaccagcacaacacacactaacacaccaccaccacgtcagtgtcactgcagcgctgagaatgatccaccgcccaaATCATATCAACGCTGTGGGTGTCCTCACCTTTGAAGAAGAGCATGAAAGGGGgccaacaaagtatgcagagtaacaacTGACCTAatgtctgtaattgtggaaatacaaactgctcctgtatggtcagtggagctgataaaatggacagtgagtgttgaAAGGAGTAGGTTTGCTATAAATGATTGCATTCAACATAATTTATTACttggagaaaaaaacaaaaaaaacaaaacaaggagaACTATAGAAGCTCATTGGGCTGTAAATGAAACATATTGTGATTGGTTaaagagctcatttacatattacaGCTTTCTGCAATGTCAGTATTACAAAGACCAATTtcatcaaaaatatataattgcaaGAAATCAATATCTATTTTAGCTCCATAACGAAAGAAAATGATTATATATCTCACCCATATCCTTCATACTGGTATTGTCCGAATGGATGGTCACATGGGTAATAAGCTGACCCTTGAGTGACCCTCCCATGTGCTGATCCTCCATCTTTATCACCCAGCTTGCCCtaattgcaaacaaacaaacaaacaaacaaataaataaatgacacatTAAACCTACCACAAAACCTATTAGCACTGAAAGGACAACTTCACTGAAGAAAGAAAACCGCGTTCATACTTTTCTGTGGAAGTTAAAAGGAGGGGATTTCATTTTATATCATTTCTTTTAGTCCTTTACAGATTTGACCAGAGGGTAAAGAGCAGCTGTTTATAAATTAGGCTACGACTTTGAAATGAGAAAATTAAGATGAAGATGAGTGTCAGTGTAAATACGCATCTGTTTTACATCATAAACCATCTCTCAATTAAACCTCAAACTTAAGCCTCAGACTAACCCTAAACCCTTTGACTCAGAATATCACCAGATGCTCCGAAATGATCTATACATACCACATCTGTACATACACATCTGTAAACAGTTATACATACTCACGATAATTAAAACATAAACCACAACCATAGCCTTAAAAACATAAAGCTAGTCCTTTATATAGCAGCGGTATAATGTGTATGAGACAAACAGATTCCATCCTAAGCCTGATCTTAAACCACAGTGAATGTATTGATTCAGAAAATCAACCATGTTATATCAGATGCTTATAACTATGTTATAACCTatacataatgtaaataatatatctacatgcatatttatatacacatttagtgtatttaaacacactgtgtgaaaatgtcaaaatgccatgatgaatggaccaatagaaatgctccaaaatgactctgaattAAATCGTTTTACATTGGCTTCCATTGAAAGTAAGAAgaatgttttccttctcctgtgaagtgACTATTTTGGAGATCCGTGTTTACTTCTGGACAGCGCCAATATACATAATGATATCTATATACGTCTTACATCTACAGAAGACACACAAATCATAATACAGTTCTGTCTGTCTATAGATGTTCTACTTATACAGTGTTTCCTATGTACATACAGAGGACAATCATGCGAACGTGTGGCTGGTTAAAGAACCCAGTCTGAATGCTACTGAGGTCCTGACACATCATCCAGGGTTGTGTAATCTCACTAGGGTCCAGAAaggttcagttcagttcaataGCAGTGATTACTAAACACAGGACAGGACTGGATTTGAAATCTGAATATCTGCTAAACCTTAGTCCATATGGAGCgcttcattttgttttgtgattATATTGGGTCTATTGCATCATTCGTATTATTGAAGCATCGTGAAGCATTTGTAAAGCCTTCTTAGGTTCTTTACTCCAGAACTGGGGCTCCTTTGCCCTGAACCGTTGTAAGACCCCGCTCCCACGCACCCGATTCACTTCATAAAGGGCTTATTGATCGGCCCGTGAGCTGCAGCAGTCGTGTTTGGGCCGTGGATTCCCAGCACTGGAGCCGAACATCATCCCTAACATCATTAATAATACACTGCCTCACACCGTATCTGCTCGATTCGAATATGTACATCATTCCtccattaataaataatacatcaaT encodes:
- the irx4b gene encoding iroquois-class homeodomain protein IRX-4b; protein product: MSYTQFGYSYSAAPQLLWSSSALSGCYESGGGSALDAEVVTPPQSSLYCPVYESRLVTSSRNDLNSTYGKSHGYGTYGSYGTDSNSLYSLGKLGDKDGGSAHGRVTQGSAYYPCDHPFGQYQYEGYGYGSMDVNTRRKNATRETTSTLKAWLQEHKRNPYPTKGEKIMLAIITKMTLTQVSTWFANARRRLKKENKMTWSPRNKTSEGKGCDEDSDEAEESQEDNAKSEKGSDDNPRADDTDLAQSDLEDLDLTESDGSECEPKASFTASSHPGSQDCTDPRFREPFLHISLPEMSTKYNGFGKPCSGPPADNDSSKTFFPHTAEHKPKIWSLAQTATSLNSADYPSCMHKGPAMRSSSVHCHLDSDLEESQQDSPVSSLRNWIDGVFHDPLYSQSNLNQTFSSSSGSWTSSGSCPPSESSVHGLQGPPTPTQLT